One genomic region from Streptomyces sp. NBC_01431 encodes:
- the alc gene encoding allantoicase: MSTPPSFTGDASPFGGGDPYADYRTADFGFTQYADLADRRLGAGVIAANDEFFAERENLLKPEPAEFDPEHFGHKGKIMDGWETRRRRGVSADRPHPTDEDHDWALIRLGAPGVIRGIVVDTAHFRGNYPQAVSVEAASVPGSPSPEDLLSGDVKWVTLVPRTAVGGHAANGFAVDVEQRFTHLRLNQHPDGGVARLRVYGEVAPDPKWLGVLGTFDLVALENGGRVEDASDRFYSPATNTIQPGRSRKMDDGWETRRRRDKGNDWIRYQLVARSEIRAVEIDTAYLKGNSAGWAALSVSDGSGEWTEVLPRTRLQPDTNHRFVLDTPAVGSHVRIDIFPDGGISRLRLFGSLTAEGAARLTARHQELGG; this comes from the coding sequence GTGAGCACCCCGCCTTCCTTCACCGGTGACGCCAGCCCCTTCGGCGGCGGCGACCCGTACGCGGACTACCGCACCGCCGACTTCGGCTTCACTCAGTACGCCGACCTCGCCGACCGGCGCCTGGGCGCGGGCGTGATCGCCGCGAACGACGAGTTCTTCGCCGAGCGCGAGAACCTGCTCAAGCCCGAGCCCGCCGAGTTCGACCCCGAGCACTTCGGGCACAAGGGCAAGATCATGGACGGCTGGGAGACCCGCCGTCGCCGCGGTGTCTCGGCCGACCGGCCGCACCCCACCGACGAGGACCACGACTGGGCGCTCATCCGCCTGGGCGCGCCCGGCGTCATCCGCGGCATCGTCGTCGACACCGCGCACTTCCGCGGCAACTACCCGCAGGCGGTGTCGGTCGAGGCGGCCTCGGTGCCCGGCTCCCCATCGCCCGAGGACCTCCTGTCCGGCGACGTGAAGTGGGTAACTCTCGTACCCCGTACGGCAGTTGGCGGGCACGCGGCCAACGGCTTCGCGGTGGACGTGGAGCAGCGCTTCACCCACCTCAGGCTCAACCAGCACCCGGACGGCGGTGTGGCCCGCCTGCGCGTGTACGGCGAGGTCGCGCCCGACCCCAAGTGGCTCGGGGTGCTCGGCACCTTCGACCTCGTCGCGCTGGAGAACGGCGGCCGGGTCGAGGACGCCTCCGACCGCTTCTACTCGCCCGCCACCAACACCATCCAGCCGGGCCGCTCCCGCAAGATGGACGACGGCTGGGAGACCCGGCGGCGCCGCGACAAGGGCAACGACTGGATCCGCTACCAGCTCGTCGCGCGGTCCGAGATCCGCGCGGTCGAGATCGACACGGCGTACCTCAAGGGCAACTCGGCGGGCTGGGCGGCGCTTTCGGTCTCCGACGGTTCGGGCGAGTGGACCGAAGTCCTGCCGCGCACCCGGTTGCAGCCCGACACGAACCACCGCTTCGTGCTCGACACCCCCGCGGTGGGCAGCCACGTCCGCATCGACATCTTCCCCGACGGCGGCATCTCGCGCCTGCGGCTGTTCGGCTCGCTCACGGCCGAGGGCGCGGCGCGGCTGACCGCCCGCCACCAGGAACTGGGCGGCTGA
- the allB gene encoding allantoinase AllB — translation MSEVNLVLRSTRVITPEGTRPASVAVADGKIADVLPYEADVPAGARLEDFGDDVLLPGIVDTHVHVNDPGRTEWEGFWTATRAAAAGGITTLIDMPLNSLPPTTTVENLRVKQEVAASKAHIDTGFWGGALPDNVKDLKALHEAGVFGFKAFLSPSGVEEFPELNQEQLERSLAEIAGFDGLMIIHAEDPHELDAAPHLTGPKYADYLATRPKVSENAAIEGLIAAARRIGTRVHILHLSSSDALPLIAAAKRAGVKLTVETCPHYLTLTAEEVPDGASEFKCCPPIREAANQDLLWQALADGTIDCIVTDHSPSTVELKTDDFATAWGGISGLQLSLPAIWTEARRRGHSLEDVVRWMSTATADLVGLSQKGAIESGRDADFAVLAPDETFTVDPAELQHRNHVTAYAGKTLHGVVKSTWLRGERIQHDGVIAEPTGRLLERNN, via the coding sequence GTGTCCGAAGTCAACCTGGTACTGCGCTCGACACGCGTCATCACCCCCGAGGGGACGCGCCCGGCGTCTGTCGCCGTCGCCGACGGGAAGATCGCCGACGTACTGCCGTACGAGGCCGACGTCCCGGCCGGTGCACGCCTGGAGGACTTCGGTGACGACGTGCTGCTGCCCGGCATCGTCGACACCCATGTGCACGTGAACGACCCCGGCCGCACCGAGTGGGAGGGCTTTTGGACCGCCACCCGCGCGGCCGCCGCCGGTGGCATCACCACCCTCATCGACATGCCCCTCAACTCGCTGCCGCCCACCACCACGGTCGAGAACCTGCGCGTCAAGCAGGAGGTCGCCGCGAGCAAGGCGCACATCGACACCGGCTTCTGGGGCGGCGCGCTGCCCGACAACGTCAAGGACCTCAAGGCCCTGCACGAGGCGGGCGTCTTCGGCTTCAAGGCGTTCCTGTCACCGTCCGGGGTCGAGGAGTTCCCCGAGCTGAACCAGGAGCAGCTGGAGCGCTCGCTGGCCGAGATCGCCGGGTTCGACGGGTTGATGATCATCCACGCCGAGGACCCGCACGAGCTCGACGCCGCCCCGCACCTGACCGGCCCCAAGTACGCCGACTACCTCGCCACCCGGCCGAAGGTCTCCGAGAACGCCGCGATCGAGGGCCTCATCGCCGCGGCCAGGCGGATCGGCACCCGCGTGCACATCCTGCACCTGTCGTCCTCGGACGCCCTGCCGCTGATCGCCGCCGCCAAGCGCGCGGGCGTCAAGCTCACCGTGGAGACCTGTCCGCACTACCTCACCCTGACGGCAGAGGAAGTCCCGGACGGGGCAAGCGAGTTCAAGTGCTGCCCGCCGATTCGCGAGGCCGCCAACCAGGACCTGCTGTGGCAGGCGCTGGCCGACGGCACGATCGACTGCATCGTCACCGACCACTCGCCGTCCACCGTCGAGCTGAAGACCGACGACTTCGCCACCGCCTGGGGCGGCATCTCCGGTCTCCAGCTCAGCCTGCCCGCGATCTGGACCGAGGCCCGCAGGCGCGGCCACAGCCTGGAGGACGTGGTCCGCTGGATGTCCACCGCGACCGCCGACCTGGTGGGCCTGTCGCAGAAGGGCGCCATCGAATCCGGGCGCGACGCAGACTTCGCGGTGCTCGCCCCCGACGAGACCTTCACCGTGGACCCCGCCGAACTCCAGCACCGCAACCACGTCACCGCCTACGCCGGCAAGACGCTGCACGGTGTCGTCAAGTCGACCTGGCTGCGCGGCGAGCGCATCCAGCACGACGGCGTCATCGCCGAGCCCACCGGCCGCCTGCTCGAAAGGAACAACTGA
- a CDS encoding IclR family transcriptional regulator — translation MPTSSASTTDASKPSATGGGVQSLERAFDLLERMADAGGEVGLSELSASSGLPLPTIHRLMRTLVACGYVRQQANRRYALGPRLIRLGESASRLLGTWARPYLTRLVEETGETANMALLDGDEIVYVAQVPSKHSMRMFTEVGRRVLPHSTGVGKALLAHTPPEEVRALLARTGMPAATEKTITTADGFLDALEQVRRAGYAVDDNEQEIGVRCLAVSVPNSPTAAAISISGPAGRVTEAATDRIVPILQGIAQELSTALANTGAQA, via the coding sequence GTGCCGACGTCAAGCGCCAGCACCACCGACGCCTCCAAGCCATCCGCCACCGGCGGAGGCGTCCAGTCCCTCGAGCGCGCCTTCGACCTTCTTGAGCGGATGGCCGACGCCGGGGGCGAGGTCGGCCTCAGCGAGCTCTCCGCGAGCAGCGGCCTACCCCTGCCGACCATCCACCGTCTGATGCGTACGCTCGTGGCCTGCGGCTACGTACGCCAGCAGGCCAACCGGCGCTATGCGCTCGGTCCGCGCCTCATCCGCCTCGGCGAGTCGGCGTCCCGGCTGCTCGGTACCTGGGCCCGGCCGTATCTCACCCGGCTCGTGGAGGAGACCGGCGAGACCGCGAACATGGCGCTGCTCGACGGCGACGAGATCGTGTACGTGGCGCAGGTGCCCTCGAAGCACTCGATGCGGATGTTCACCGAGGTCGGCCGCCGGGTGCTGCCGCACTCCACGGGCGTGGGCAAGGCGCTGCTCGCGCACACTCCGCCGGAGGAGGTCCGCGCGCTGCTCGCCCGCACCGGCATGCCGGCCGCGACCGAGAAGACGATCACGACTGCGGACGGCTTCCTCGACGCCCTTGAGCAGGTGCGCCGGGCCGGGTACGCGGTGGACGACAACGAGCAGGAGATAGGGGTGCGCTGCCTCGCGGTGTCGGTGCCCAACTCCCCCACCGCGGCGGCCATTTCGATCTCGGGCCCGGCCGGCCGGGTCACCGAGGCGGCCACCGACAGGATCGTCCCGATCCTCCAGGGCATCGCCCAGGAGCTCTCGACGGCGCTGGCGAACACGGGCGCCCAGGCCTGA
- a CDS encoding alkaline phosphatase family protein produces the protein MNRSLLRLAATFGAAGALAGTTVLHADATPARQHRAAAQHVLLISVDGLHQADLDRYTAQHPQSPLARLVHGGVQYTHASTTTPSDSFPGMTAQVTGGGPGTTGVYYDDSYDRTLLPAGTTDCESAKPGAEVDLTEDLDKDKSALDAGQGLTGLPGSILKMTGHPQTLLNPAALPVDPKTCKPVAPHSYLRVNTVFDVARQAGLRTAWSDKHAAYDILDGPSGNGIQDLFTPEINSDAIGYAKGADWTKDNKATQQYDHYKVQAVRNEIDGYDHSRAHRTGTPAVFGLNFQSVSTAQKLPASDGLKGGYATKGVPGPLVEQSIGFVDAEVGSLVAELKARHLDGSTTVVLSAKHGQSPTDPAALTRIDDAPLLAGLNAAWKKAHPGAGDLVAHSADDDGVLLWLNDHTQGAADFAKAYLLAQNGNGTDIDAKPKPFTASGLTKVYAGREAARYFGVPTGDARVPDLFGIARDGVVYTGGTKKIAEHGGANADDLDVPLVVSGAGTPAGVRDAHRVRTTQIAPTILALLGLDPQDLQAVRREHTRVLPVR, from the coding sequence GTGAACCGCTCGCTCCTGAGGCTGGCCGCCACGTTCGGCGCGGCCGGCGCGCTCGCCGGAACGACCGTGCTGCACGCCGACGCCACCCCGGCGCGCCAGCACCGAGCCGCCGCCCAGCACGTCCTGCTCATCTCCGTCGACGGACTACACCAGGCCGACCTCGACCGCTACACCGCCCAGCACCCGCAGTCCCCGCTCGCCCGGCTCGTGCACGGCGGCGTGCAGTACACGCACGCGAGCACCACCACTCCCTCGGACTCCTTCCCCGGCATGACCGCCCAGGTCACCGGCGGCGGCCCGGGTACCACCGGGGTCTACTACGACGACTCCTACGACCGCACCCTGCTCCCGGCCGGCACCACGGACTGCGAGAGCGCCAAGCCGGGCGCCGAGGTCGACCTCACCGAGGACCTCGACAAGGACAAGTCGGCCCTCGACGCCGGCCAGGGCCTGACCGGGCTGCCCGGCAGCATCCTGAAGATGACCGGCCACCCGCAGACGCTGCTGAACCCGGCCGCGCTGCCCGTCGACCCGAAGACCTGCAAGCCGGTCGCCCCGCACTCCTACCTGCGCGTCAACACCGTCTTCGACGTGGCCCGCCAGGCAGGTCTGCGGACCGCCTGGTCGGACAAGCACGCCGCGTACGACATCCTCGACGGGCCCTCGGGCAACGGCATCCAGGATCTCTTCACGCCCGAGATCAACTCCGACGCCATCGGCTACGCCAAGGGCGCCGACTGGACCAAGGACAACAAGGCGACGCAGCAGTACGACCACTACAAGGTCCAGGCCGTCCGCAACGAGATCGACGGATACGACCACAGCCGCGCCCACCGCACCGGCACCCCGGCGGTGTTCGGCCTGAACTTCCAGTCGGTTTCGACCGCGCAGAAGCTGCCCGCGTCCGACGGCCTCAAGGGCGGCTACGCGACCAAGGGCGTGCCCGGACCGCTGGTCGAGCAGAGCATCGGCTTCGTGGACGCCGAAGTCGGCTCACTGGTCGCCGAGTTGAAGGCCCGCCACCTCGACGGCAGCACGACCGTCGTGCTGTCCGCCAAGCACGGCCAGTCGCCGACCGACCCGGCCGCGCTGACCCGCATCGACGACGCGCCGCTGCTCGCCGGTCTGAACGCGGCCTGGAAGAAGGCCCACCCGGGTGCCGGCGACCTCGTCGCACACTCCGCGGACGACGACGGCGTGCTGCTGTGGCTGAACGACCACACGCAGGGCGCCGCCGACTTCGCGAAGGCGTACCTGCTCGCCCAGAACGGCAACGGCACCGACATCGACGCCAAGCCGAAGCCCTTCACCGCGAGCGGTCTCACCAAGGTGTACGCGGGCAGGGAAGCGGCCCGGTACTTCGGGGTGCCGACCGGTGACGCCCGGGTCCCCGACCTCTTCGGCATCGCCCGCGACGGCGTCGTCTACACCGGCGGCACCAAGAAGATCGCCGAGCACGGCGGTGCCAACGCCGACGACCTCGACGTCCCGCTGGTGGTCTCCGGCGCGGGCACCCCGGCCGGAGTGCGCGACGCGCACCGCGTCCGCACCACCCAGATCGCGCCCACCATCCTGGCGCTGCTCGGCCTGGACCCGCAGGACCTCCAGGCCGTACGCCGCGAACACACCCGCGTGCTGCCGGTCCGCTGA
- a CDS encoding ABC transporter ATP-binding protein — MNPASTPPLLLDGITLTYPDGEDRLTALDCVSVSVEAGTVTACVGPSGSGKSSLLAVAATLVTPDRGRVVVAGTETGALGPAEKAALRRDTIGIVFQQPNLLPSLTAAEQLQVMAHLAGRRPREARGRALELLAAVGLTAEAHRRPHQLSGGQRQRVNIARALMNDPAVLLVDEPTSALDHDRGAAVLDLLVTLTRERGTATVLVTHDRAHLERMDAVVTMADGHLSQARAVAS; from the coding sequence ATGAACCCCGCTTCGACCCCGCCCCTCCTGCTCGACGGCATCACCCTGACCTATCCCGACGGCGAAGACCGCCTCACCGCGCTCGACTGTGTGTCGGTTTCCGTCGAGGCGGGCACCGTGACGGCCTGCGTCGGCCCCTCGGGATCCGGCAAGTCCAGCCTGCTCGCGGTCGCCGCGACGCTGGTCACCCCGGACCGCGGACGCGTCGTCGTGGCCGGCACCGAAACCGGCGCGCTCGGCCCGGCCGAGAAGGCGGCGCTGCGCCGCGACACCATCGGCATCGTCTTCCAGCAGCCGAACCTGCTGCCCTCGCTCACGGCCGCCGAACAGCTCCAGGTGATGGCCCACCTCGCGGGCCGCAGGCCGCGCGAGGCACGGGGGCGCGCCCTGGAACTCCTCGCCGCCGTCGGCCTCACCGCCGAGGCCCACCGCCGCCCGCACCAGCTCTCCGGCGGTCAGCGCCAGCGCGTCAACATCGCCCGCGCCCTCATGAACGACCCCGCCGTGCTCCTGGTCGACGAGCCCACAAGCGCCCTCGACCACGATCGGGGTGCCGCGGTACTCGACCTGCTCGTCACGCTCACCCGCGAACGCGGCACGGCCACCGTCCTGGTCACCCACGACCGCGCCCACCTGGAGCGGATGGACGCCGTGGTGACCATGGCCGACGGTCATCTGAGCCAGGCGCGGGCGGTCGCGAGCTGA
- a CDS encoding ABC transporter permease — MFVAWRDLRFAKGRFALMGTVVVLITLLVGLLSGLTAGLARDNTSAVSALPADRLAFAAPPSGQSASFTNSVVPSGTWHKWRQAPGVRDAQPLAISTLNAKAGDRTAAVSSFAVTPGSNLAPGSTPASSAVRPGSVVLSEGAAEALAAKAGDTVTLGGRALTVAAVTGEDSYSHTPVVWTALAEDAPATVVALTLGAGADLAALDKEFGTTSLTLSGALSALPSYQAENGSLQLMRGFLFVISALVVGAFFTVWTIQRSGDIAVLKALGASTPYLLKDALGQAVLMLVAGTLVGTGLASLAGGLVGDAVPFVLDLATTLTPAAVLIVLGVIGAALSIRRITAVDPLTALGSAR; from the coding sequence ATGTTCGTCGCATGGAGAGACCTCCGGTTCGCCAAGGGCCGGTTCGCGCTGATGGGTACGGTCGTGGTGCTCATCACCCTGCTGGTGGGGCTGCTTTCCGGGCTCACCGCCGGGCTGGCAAGGGACAACACCTCGGCCGTCAGCGCGCTGCCCGCCGACCGGCTCGCGTTCGCCGCCCCACCGTCCGGACAGTCGGCGTCCTTCACCAACTCCGTTGTGCCAAGCGGTACTTGGCACAAGTGGCGGCAGGCTCCCGGGGTGCGCGACGCCCAGCCGCTCGCCATCTCCACCCTGAACGCGAAGGCGGGCGACCGCACGGCGGCCGTCTCGTCCTTCGCCGTCACACCGGGATCAAACCTCGCGCCCGGCTCGACCCCCGCGTCCTCGGCGGTGCGCCCCGGATCCGTCGTCCTCTCCGAGGGCGCGGCCGAGGCCCTGGCCGCGAAGGCGGGCGACACCGTGACGCTGGGCGGCCGGGCGCTGACCGTGGCGGCGGTGACGGGCGAGGACTCCTACAGCCACACCCCTGTCGTATGGACGGCGCTGGCGGAGGACGCCCCCGCGACGGTCGTCGCGCTCACCCTCGGTGCCGGCGCCGACCTCGCCGCCCTCGACAAGGAATTCGGCACGACGAGCCTGACGCTCTCCGGCGCGCTCTCCGCGCTGCCGTCCTACCAGGCCGAGAACGGCTCGCTTCAGTTGATGCGCGGTTTCCTCTTCGTCATCTCGGCGCTCGTCGTCGGCGCGTTCTTCACCGTGTGGACGATCCAGCGCAGCGGAGACATCGCCGTACTGAAGGCGCTCGGCGCCTCGACGCCGTACCTCTTGAAGGACGCGCTCGGGCAGGCCGTGCTGATGCTCGTCGCGGGAACGCTCGTCGGCACCGGGCTCGCCTCGCTCGCCGGGGGCCTGGTCGGCGACGCGGTGCCCTTCGTCCTCGACCTCGCCACCACGCTCACGCCGGCCGCCGTCCTGATCGTCCTCGGCGTGATCGGCGCCGCCCTGTCCATCCGGCGCATCACCGCCGTCGACCCGCTGACCGCGCTCGGGAGTGCCCGATGA
- a CDS encoding sensor histidine kinase, giving the protein MDSARPHTPVAALLRLCLHALLGGLLALAAVRALSEGTQHATAVVVAVAVMAAVYAAGVAVPAVRPQTAAAAVWLAALGACWLALLAFSPDALWAAFPLYFLLLHLLAMRWALPAVLATAGAAIASFLLHGQQVTPGTFIGPLLGAAVAVATVLGYDALYRESERRRELIDELVATRAELADAERAAGTLAERERLAREIHDTLAQGLSSIQLLLRAAERALPADDPAREHVEQARRAAQDNLAEARRFVRALTPPDLEHGSLSGALERLCAATPGPAVQFGVSGTPVELPTPYEVALLRIAQSALANTVQHAAAGRAEITLSFMDTSVALDVVDDGRGFDPAERRPKDTSGFGLPAMRSRAQSLGGTLSVETAPGQGTAVAITLPLPVAGAR; this is encoded by the coding sequence ATGGATTCCGCACGCCCCCACACCCCCGTCGCCGCTCTGCTGCGCCTGTGTCTGCACGCGCTGCTCGGCGGGCTGCTCGCGCTCGCCGCGGTGCGGGCCCTGAGCGAGGGGACACAGCACGCGACGGCCGTCGTGGTGGCGGTGGCCGTGATGGCGGCGGTGTACGCGGCGGGCGTGGCCGTCCCCGCGGTGCGGCCGCAGACCGCGGCGGCCGCCGTATGGCTCGCGGCGCTCGGCGCCTGTTGGCTCGCGCTGCTCGCCTTCTCCCCCGACGCGCTGTGGGCGGCCTTCCCGCTCTACTTCCTGCTGCTGCACCTGCTGGCGATGCGCTGGGCACTGCCGGCCGTCCTGGCCACGGCGGGCGCGGCCATCGCGAGTTTCCTGCTGCACGGACAGCAGGTCACGCCGGGCACGTTCATAGGGCCGCTGCTCGGCGCGGCGGTCGCCGTCGCGACGGTGCTGGGCTACGACGCGCTGTACCGGGAGAGCGAGCGGCGCCGCGAACTGATCGACGAGCTGGTCGCGACACGGGCCGAACTCGCGGACGCCGAGCGCGCGGCGGGCACCCTCGCCGAGCGCGAGCGGCTCGCCCGCGAGATCCACGACACGCTCGCCCAGGGCCTCTCCTCGATTCAGCTGCTGCTGCGCGCCGCGGAGCGCGCGCTGCCCGCCGACGACCCGGCTCGCGAACACGTCGAGCAGGCTCGCCGCGCCGCCCAGGACAACCTGGCCGAGGCCCGCCGGTTCGTCCGGGCCCTGACGCCCCCGGATCTGGAACACGGCTCGCTGTCGGGCGCGCTTGAGCGGCTGTGCGCGGCGACGCCGGGCCCCGCCGTGCAGTTCGGCGTGAGCGGCACGCCGGTAGAGCTGCCGACGCCGTACGAGGTGGCCCTGCTGCGCATCGCGCAGTCGGCGCTCGCCAACACCGTGCAGCACGCGGCCGCCGGGCGCGCGGAGATCACCCTCAGCTTCATGGACACCTCGGTGGCCCTGGATGTCGTGGACGACGGGCGCGGATTCGACCCGGCCGAGCGGCGACCGAAGGACACCAGTGGCTTCGGTCTTCCCGCGATGCGCTCGCGGGCCCAGTCGCTCGGCGGCACGCTGAGCGTGGAGACGGCACCGGGCCAGGGCACCGCCGTCGCGATCACGCTGCCGCTGCCCGTGGCGGGTGCCCGGTGA
- a CDS encoding response regulator transcription factor yields the protein MSAAPIRLLLADDHPIVRAGLRAVLDTEPGFAVTGEAATAERAVELAASGAYDVVLMDLQFGSGMHGAEATAAITGRPGAPRVLVLTTYDTDADILAAVEAGAAGYLLKDAPPEELAAAVRTAASGQSALAPAVAHRLMDRMRTPAEALTRRELEVLQLVGDGLSNQQISKQLFLSQATVKSHLVHIYAKLGVDSRTSAVAAASARRLIRQPG from the coding sequence GTGAGCGCGGCGCCGATCCGGCTGCTGCTGGCCGACGACCACCCGATCGTGCGGGCCGGTCTGCGCGCGGTCCTCGACACCGAGCCCGGCTTCGCGGTGACCGGCGAGGCCGCCACCGCCGAGCGGGCGGTGGAGCTGGCCGCGTCCGGTGCCTACGACGTCGTGCTGATGGACCTCCAGTTCGGGTCCGGGATGCACGGCGCCGAGGCGACCGCCGCGATCACCGGGCGACCGGGCGCTCCGCGCGTCCTCGTCCTCACGACGTACGACACCGACGCGGACATCCTCGCCGCGGTCGAGGCGGGCGCGGCGGGCTACCTCCTCAAGGACGCCCCGCCGGAGGAGCTGGCGGCGGCGGTCCGCACCGCCGCCTCGGGGCAGTCGGCGCTCGCGCCCGCGGTGGCGCACCGGCTGATGGACCGGATGCGCACCCCCGCGGAGGCCCTGACCCGGCGCGAGCTGGAGGTGCTGCAACTGGTGGGGGACGGCCTGTCCAACCAGCAGATCAGCAAGCAACTGTTCCTCAGCCAGGCAACGGTCAAGTCCCATCTGGTCCATATTTACGCGAAGTTGGGCGTGGACTCGCGCACCTCGGCGGTCGCGGCGGCGAGCGCACGCCGCCTGATCCGCCAGCCGGGCTGA
- a CDS encoding universal stress protein, whose product MRSDRGRVVVGVGGSLGSLAALRAAVDDARAGGRVLVAVTAWEPPEGEALYARNPDAAWAAYHEGRARDLLDRAVQEALGGSPKDIAVRKLVLLGKAGPVLCTVADRPQDLLVVGARGRAGLRYAATCTGAHGAPS is encoded by the coding sequence GTGCGAAGTGACCGGGGGCGCGTGGTGGTGGGGGTCGGCGGCTCGTTGGGCAGCCTGGCCGCGCTGCGGGCGGCGGTGGACGATGCCCGCGCGGGCGGCCGCGTGCTGGTGGCGGTGACCGCGTGGGAGCCGCCGGAAGGGGAGGCGCTGTACGCGCGCAACCCCGACGCCGCCTGGGCCGCTTACCACGAGGGCCGAGCGCGCGACCTGCTCGACAGGGCTGTGCAGGAGGCACTCGGCGGATCCCCGAAGGACATCGCGGTGCGGAAGCTGGTCCTGCTCGGCAAGGCGGGGCCGGTGCTGTGCACGGTGGCGGACCGGCCGCAGGATCTGCTGGTCGTCGGCGCGCGCGGGCGCGCCGGGCTCCGGTACGCCGCCACCTGCACCGGCGCGCATGGTGCGCCGTCCTGA
- the yczR gene encoding MocR-like transcription factor YczR yields MAGVRVVRSVDTGSGTARTLGSRQLAAHVTALAGPHPGYRALAQGVRTLLLDGRIPLHTRLPAERELATALAVSRATITAAYDLLREGGYALSRRGSGTWTALPEGETPANVARYQAADGVIDLAMAAPSAPAAELAAAFELAGPELACHAASNGYHPLGLPELRAAVAERYTRRGLPTLPEQILITTGAQSAVSLVVGLLGRPGDRALVESPSYPNALDAVRHAGLRITPVPVTEDGWDIELLECTLRQTAPRLAYLIPDFQNPTGALMSTEQRTRLLRAARATGTWLLIDETMAEMTLSAPAPAPFASLAHQGESEQIITVGSLSKTHWGGLRTGWVRAGSRLINELAALRIHVDLAPSLLDQVLAKTLLPGMDDVLRERLPRLRERRDALAASLARHLPEWRWQLPSGGLSLWVDLGRPVAGALAQAAPAHGVNIQPGSRFAADAGTHEHRLRIPFVHDPETAEEAVRRLAATLDAGLPAFAGEQNRPHWVA; encoded by the coding sequence ATGGCAGGCGTGCGAGTGGTCCGGTCCGTGGACACCGGGAGCGGCACCGCGAGGACGCTCGGCAGTCGCCAGCTCGCCGCCCACGTCACCGCCCTCGCCGGCCCGCACCCCGGCTACCGCGCCCTCGCCCAGGGTGTGCGCACGCTGCTGCTGGACGGCCGGATCCCGCTGCACACACGGCTGCCCGCCGAGCGCGAGCTCGCCACCGCCCTGGCCGTCAGCCGGGCCACCATCACGGCCGCGTACGACCTCCTGCGCGAGGGCGGCTATGCGCTCAGCCGCCGGGGCTCCGGAACCTGGACCGCGCTTCCCGAAGGCGAGACACCGGCCAATGTGGCCCGCTACCAGGCCGCCGACGGAGTCATCGACCTGGCGATGGCCGCGCCGAGCGCCCCGGCCGCCGAACTGGCCGCCGCGTTCGAACTCGCCGGTCCCGAACTGGCCTGCCACGCGGCCTCCAACGGGTACCACCCGCTCGGTCTGCCGGAGCTGCGCGCCGCGGTCGCCGAGCGCTACACCCGGCGCGGCCTGCCCACCCTGCCCGAGCAGATCCTGATCACCACCGGCGCCCAGTCCGCGGTGTCCCTCGTGGTCGGCCTCCTCGGCAGGCCCGGCGACCGGGCGCTGGTCGAGAGCCCCTCGTATCCCAACGCCCTCGACGCGGTGCGCCACGCGGGGCTGCGGATCACCCCGGTGCCGGTCACGGAGGACGGCTGGGACATCGAGCTCCTCGAATGCACCCTGCGCCAGACCGCTCCCCGGCTCGCCTATCTCATCCCGGACTTCCAGAACCCGACCGGCGCCCTGATGAGCACCGAGCAGCGGACCCGGCTGCTGCGCGCGGCGCGGGCGACCGGCACCTGGCTGCTCATCGACGAGACGATGGCCGAGATGACGCTGTCGGCGCCCGCGCCGGCACCGTTCGCCTCGCTGGCCCACCAGGGCGAGTCGGAGCAGATCATCACGGTCGGCTCGCTGAGCAAGACCCACTGGGGCGGGCTGCGCACCGGCTGGGTGCGGGCGGGCTCCCGGCTCATCAACGAACTGGCCGCGCTGCGCATCCACGTGGACCTGGCGCCCTCGCTCCTCGACCAGGTGCTCGCCAAGACGCTGCTGCCGGGCATGGACGACGTGCTGCGCGAGCGGCTGCCTCGGCTGCGCGAGCGGCGCGACGCGCTGGCCGCGTCCCTGGCCCGCCATCTGCCCGAATGGCGATGGCAGTTGCCGTCCGGCGGGCTCTCGCTGTGGGTCGATCTCGGCCGCCCGGTCGCGGGCGCGCTGGCCCAGGCGGCGCCGGCCCACGGCGTGAACATCCAGCCGGGTTCCCGCTTCGCCGCCGACGCGGGCACCCACGAACACCGGCTGCGGATCCCGTTCGTACACGACCCGGAAACCGCGGAGGAGGCGGTCCGCCGACTGGCCGCGACCCTGGACGCGGGGTTGCCCGCGTTCGCCGGCGAGCAGAACCGTCCGCACTGGGTGGCGTGA
- a CDS encoding DUF5955 family protein: MLRGVEQRPVAGSGEDPRVSELRTAVARLRRELAGHPAEFPDRAVAEDELAALAAMAISGVPEVPRLRRSLLLIAGSIGSVSALAGAVTDVRKAVELFGEPPGR; this comes from the coding sequence TTGTTGCGAGGCGTGGAGCAGAGGCCCGTGGCAGGCAGCGGTGAGGACCCTAGGGTGAGCGAGCTGCGGACGGCTGTCGCCCGGCTGCGCCGGGAGCTGGCCGGTCATCCGGCGGAGTTCCCCGATCGGGCCGTCGCCGAGGACGAGTTGGCGGCGCTGGCCGCGATGGCCATCAGTGGTGTTCCGGAGGTTCCGCGGCTGCGCCGGTCGCTGCTGCTGATCGCGGGCTCGATCGGCTCGGTCAGCGCGCTGGCGGGCGCGGTCACGGACGTACGGAAAGCGGTCGAGTTATTCGGTGAGCCGCCTGGCAGGTAG